In Streptomyces sannanensis, the DNA window TGCGACGATGGGGGAGTGGCGCAACGCGAGGGACATCCGGACAAGATCACGGTGTCCCTCGTCCGCCCCGGTGGGGTACGCCTCGGCGGCGCCGATGATCTTTCCCTCGGGGTCGGCCGATCGTGCCTGGAGCGCCGCCACCAGCATCGCGGCGTCCGCGACGGCCCCGGCCTGTTCCGGATCGGCCCCTGCGCCGACGGCCTCTTCGTGGGCCCGTGTGCGCAGCGCGCGATCGAAGTACGGGTAGAGGTTGAGAATGCCGTCGTGGATGTCCGACTCGCGCTGGGTGACCCGGAGGATCGCCGGTGACCACCAGGAGATCCGCACCGGCCGGGGGCCGTGGGGCGCGCCGGCGCGCAGTTCGCGCCAGAGCTCCCCGAGCTGCCGGTACGTCGTCCAGGCGCTCCACTGGTCCGACAGCCGCCCGCCGATCAGGGGCAGTACGAAACCGATCGCGCAGAGCAGCGCCGCGGCTGACGCCAGCGGCGGCGCCGCGTTCGTGCTGAGGAAGTCGAGGTCGTGTCCGGCCCAACGGGCGAAGACCGCGGTGAACTTGGTGACGTCATAGCCGAGATTGAAGACGTACCCGAGCACGATGGTCACCAGACCCGCCCGCAGCCAGCCGTGGACGCGCCGCGACCAGCGCAGGCACAGCACGGTCATGGCGACGGCCGCGACCGTGTGCGCCACGAGGTACAGCACGATCATCTCGCGGATGTACGGGGTCGTGGCGTAGTACGTGTCCAGGTCCCGCAGTCGTTCCTCGGGGGCCTCGCCGAGGCAGAACAGGGCCACCGTGGCCACGATCACCACGCTGTAGCCCGCGATCCAGCGGCGTGTGACGCGCCGTGTCTTCTCCGGCGGTCCGCCGCGCCAGTTCACCATCAGCACCAGGCATGACGTGCTGAAGGCGCTCAGGAGCGAATAGACGAGCGGGGCGGAGATGTTGCTGATGCCGGTGAGCCTGTTCACCTCGGCGATCGTCGGCGGCGCGGCGAAGAAGAAGACCGAGGCGGCGAGCAGGAGCAGGACACACACCGAGCGCAGCAGGGGGTCCCGCCAGGAACGCCGAAGCGCCGGAAGCTTGCACGCCAGGGCGAGCCCCACAGCGGCCGCCGGGATGTAGTAGTCCGGACCGTTCACCTGTCAGCCTTGTGGCTTCCGGTATCCCAGGGACGCCTCGATACGGCCCGCGACGGCGTCGCGCACGACCGGGCCGCGGGTGCGCGGACCGGCCAGCCGGGAACGGCACTTGCTCGCCAGCAGCAGCCCGAAGCTCTCGGCCTGCTGCTCGTCGCTCAGATCGAAGCGGGTACGGGCGGCCACCTTCAGTACGGTCGCCGCCACGTCGGCCTCGCCGGACAGCAGCCGGGCCGCGACTCCGGCGCCCTCGACGTGGTGGCTGCAGTGACCGGCGTGCATGTGCCATAACTCGTGCCCGAGAATGACGAGTTGATGGTCCGGAGCCGTGCGCTCCTCGATCACGATCAGGTCCTGGTCGGCCATGTCGAGCCACAGTCCGCTGGCCGTTCCCGGGGGGAACGAGGTCATGCGGTAGCGCACCGGCCGACCGCGGCGCCTGCTCATTCCGTCGCACAGGGCGGTGTACAGACGGGCCGGCTCGGCGTAGACGGGGAGGTCGAGTCCCGAGATCAGTTCCTCGCACAGCCGGTGCATTTCCTTGCCTCTGGCCACCGTTCTCCCCGTCAGTGATGTCTGAGGTGTCGTGATCCGCATCAGCTCTCGGGCCGCTTCACATTCTCCAGCAGCATGTCGAGCCACTCGGCGACCTTGTCCCGGTGCTCGTCCGTGGGCAACTGGGCCGCACGCCAGGCGATTCCCCGGACCCCGTGGTCCTGGAGAATCCTCTCCAGCGGAGCCTCCTGCTCGCGGTCCGCGAGTATCTGGAGGAACTCCTGCTCCTTGCGTTGCAGCGCGCCCACGAGAGCCTCGGGCTCCTCCGCGGTGAGGAACCCGGCGTGCACTGTGAAGAACCTCTGAATGGCGTCGCAGTGCTCCATGGTGGGCCGCCGGTCGCCGTTGATGAGGGCACCCGCCTGCTGGCGTGACATGCCCGCCCCGTCGGCGATCTCCTGCTGGGTGTACGGGCGGCCATTGGGCTTCAGGCGGGTCCTGCGCAGCAGGTCGAAGCGCTGGAGGAAGCGTGTCTGCAGATCTGGCCGGCCGGCGGGACGCCCGTCGAGCAGGGCCCTGACCGCATCGGCGGGAACGCCCGACGCCTCGGAGAGACGGCCCACGTCGAAGACCTCGCTGTGGCCGATGCCGAGCTTGTCTGCGAGCCTGGCGACGCGGGCTACGGTGGCCGGCAGAGGGTCCGTGGCCGCCGGGCTCGACACCGAGATGCCGTCTGTCACCAGTAGATCTCCTAGATCCCGCGATCCCTCCGCACGCGTGTGCGGCTGCCCCGGGAGGGTAACCGGTCTTCGCTCCCACGACCATGCCTTGCCACAGTTGTGGCGTGAATCAGGTGCTCAACGGCGGGTAATGCCACGATGGTTGACACTCGTCGCCTCCGGCATCAGGATCGCCGCACTGGTGGTGTGGCAGTGAGACCGCGGGGGGACCGTCCTGGTGGCGAATGACGTGGTGGTGGAGTGGCCCGGAGCCGCGGGACGCGGCACTACGAGGTACGACTGGTCCGTGGTCGCGGGCAGAGCGGAACGCGCCTATCTGCGGGACTACGCCACGATGATGGAGGCCGTTCCCTTCCCGTCCCTGGTGTTCGACCACCGTTGGGACGTCGTGCTCGGCAACTCGGCCTTCGACGAGCTCTTCCAGGGCATCGGGCCCCATCCGACGGCCATGCCGCGCCACAACTTCCTTCGCTTCGTCCTGTTCCATCCGGACGCGGGCTCCGTCCTCGCCGACCATGAGACGAGCTGGTGCCTGCCGATGCTGGCACAGTTCGCCGCGGCGATGGACGCCCATGGCGACGACCAGGGCCTGCAGGACCTCCGCCGGGACATCACACGGGACCCGATCATGGACGCCGCGTACCAGCAGGGGCTGCCGCGATGGGTCCGTTCCGTCGGCGCGGACGTCGTGCGCCAGGACGCCCCTCTCCGGCCGCTGCACCACCCGGACTCCGCACGGGGCCGGACCCTCTGCAGGGTCGTCAGCGAGTCCTCGCCGACCCTGGAGGCCCTGGGCTTCACCCGGATGACCCTGGTGTTACGGGAGCCCGCCCGCGTGGCGGGAGGCGACAGGCCGCGCCGCCGGAGCGCTGCGCGGCACGAGCGGTCCCATCTCCGTACGGTGCCGGCCCGCTGACCACCGGCTGCCCGCCGCGCCGCGCAGCCCCAGTGTCACCTCGAGCACCTTGTCCTCGCCGGCGGGCTTGTGGCCGTTGCGGTCCGTGTTGGTCGTCGACAGCCACAGGGCGTTTCTGCCCGGGACCTTCTCGACGGTGCGGAGCCGGCCGTACTTGTTGGTGTAGTACGCGACGGGGGTGCCCACGGTCGTGCCGCTGACCGGGATGCGCCACAGGCGCTTGCCGTGCATGGCGGCCATGTACAGGCTGCCGGCGGCGTAGGTGAGGCCGCTCGGTGAGGCCTCGTAGTTCTTCCACTGCGCCTTGGGGTTGGTCATTCCGGCGGTGGTGCAGGCCCCCTCCTTGCAGAGGGGCCAGCCGTAGTTCCTGCCGGGCCGGATGAGGTTGAGCTCGTCGTCGAAGTTGCCGATCTCGGACGACCACAGACGGCCCTGCGCATCGAACGCCAGGCCCTGCGGATTGCGGTGACCGTAGGAGTAGACGTAGTTGCCGAACGGATTGCCGGGCGCCGGCCGGCCGTCGACGGTCAGCCGCAGGATCTTCCCGTTCAGGGAGTTCTTGTCCTGCGCGAGAGCGCTCCGCAAGGCGTCCCCGGTGGCGGCGTAGAGATAGCCGTCGGGACCGAACTTCAGCCGCCCGCCGTTGTGGATGGTCTCGGTCGGGTTCTTCTTGATCCCGGTGAGCAGCGACCGGTAGCCGCCGAGCCTGGATCCGTCGTACGTCATCCGGGCGATCCGGTGGCCCTCGGCGGCCGTGTGCAGGAGGTAGATGTAGTGGTCCCGCTGCCATGTGGGCGACACGGCGATGCCCATCAGACCTTCCTCGATCTTGCTGCTGACCGCGTGCGGCACCGTGCCCACCAGCTTCTTGTCGCCGCTCCGGGTGAGCCGGAAGAGCTTCAGCGAGTTCCGTTCGCCGATGAGCGCCGAACCATCGGGCAGCCAGCCCAGCCCCCAGGGAACGGTCCACCCGGTGGAGACGGTCCTGACGCCGACGGGTTCCGTCGCCGCGAGGGCCCGGGGCGGCAGAGGCGCGGCGCGGCCGGTGCCGGCGGACCCCACCAGCAGCCCCGCGGTCATGGCCGTCGCGGCCCCGATGACGGTCGCCGCGCGACGCGGCCAGGTGAGAGTGGGCACTGGCAGTCTCCAGAAGCTTCGGCGATGTGCTCCGGAGCGTAGGCCGACGGCTTCCGACGGAAGCGCAGACAGCTCCGGCGGATCACCCTTGTGGCGCCGGTCCGGGGATTCGCGGCACCGTGCGGCCGGTTCGCCCGTTCGGCCCGTCCAGGCGTGCGCCGTCCGGGGAGAGGGCGCGGAATGGGGGGAGACAGACGGCCGCGGTCCCCGCCCCGGGAGTACAGATGACGACGACGCCCCCGCCGCCGGAAGAGCCCGCAGAGCCGTCGTCCGCACCCGCTCCTCCACACCCCTCGGCGACGGCACGGGCCGGGCGGAGTGTGGCCTCGGCCGTGCTGATCGTCCTCACCTGCATCCTCGTTCCCATTTCCGTACTGGCCGTCTGGATGCACAACTTCGTCCTGGACACGAACCGGTACGTCGCCACCGTCGCGCCTCTGGCGAAGAATCCGGCGATCCAGGACGCCGCGGTCGCGCGCATCGCCCAAGCGGTGGATGTCCGGGTCAACGGACTGGAGGTGACGACCGACCTGGCGAACTGGCTGAAGTCGCAGGGTCTGCCTCCGCGTGTCGCGGACCTGGTCCAGAACCTGACACCCCAGTTGGACGCGGCGATCAACAGCCTGACCGAGAACGTGGCTCGCGGCTTCGTCCAGAGCGACGAGTTCGCAACGGTCTGGACCGAGGTCAACCGGATCGCCCATACAGCCGTCGTCCACGCGCTCACCGGTCAGGGACGGGGAGCGATCGGCGTCGAACAGGGCACCGTGGTCCTGAACCTCGGTACGGCCGTCGACCGGGTCAAGAAGGAACTCGTCGACGCCGGGCTGACGCCGGCGGCGAGCATCCCCGAGGTGCACAAGACGTTCGTGCTGTTCACGTCGGACAAACTCGCCGAGGTGCGGGACGCCGCGTACTGGCTCGGCGTGGTCGGCAACTGGCTGCCCTTGGTGACCGTACTGCTCGGCGCGGCCGGGGTGCTGCTGGCCCACCGGCGCAGACGCGCCCTGGCGCGTACAGCCCTGGGTGCCGCCGGCGCCTGTCTGATCGTCGCCGTCGCCCTGGTCGTCGCCCGTCGTTACTACCTCGACCACCTGCCCCCCGAGGTGCAGTCCAAGGCCGCCGCGGCCGCGGTCTTCGACGCTCTGCTGCGCTTCCTGCGCGTGACCCTCCGTACGGTGATCGTGCTCGGCGTCATCGTCGCTCTCGGTGCGTACCTGATCGGGCCCGGTCAGTTTCCGCGCGCCGTGCGAGGCACGACCGAACACGGCGCCGTCGTCGCGGCGCGCTGGGGATACGACCACGGGGTGCGCACCGGGCCCGTGGGCACCTGGACGGCGGATCACCGGCGCGGGCTCTCGCTCGGCGTACTGCTGGTGCTGGCCCTGGTCTTCGCCCTGTGGAACCACCCCACGGTGGGGACCGTGCTGCTGCTCGTGCTCGTCCTCCTCGCCGCGCTCGCCGTCATCGCCCTCCTGGCGGCGTCGGGACGCGTGACGCGGTCGGAGGAACAAGCCGCCCAGAACGTGTGACTGAGCGGCCGCCGTCTGCCGCCCGGCGGGCGCACCGAACGGGAGGTGGGCCGTGAGCGCCGACGACGAGCCTCGCGGAGGCTGGTGGCGCCGGCCGGCCGACCGGGGAAGGGCGCAGTGGTCCCGGCTCACGACGAGGTTTCCCAGGGTGATGCCGTTCACCGCCCGGTTCCTGGCCCGTATGACGGCGGTGAACACGGTGGAGGCCGCCATGCGCCTGGCCGCCCAGGCCTTCCTGGCAGCACTTCCGTTCCTCATCGTGGTCGCGGCGTTCGCTCCCGGGAGCATGCAGAACCTGCTGGCGGACTCGCTGAGCGACGTGACGGGCATCAGCGGCAAGTCCCTGGACGAGGTCAGGAAGGCCTTCACCGCCCAGGGGACTGCGCAGCAGTCGTACGGCGCGGTCGGCGCCCTGGTGACGTTGGTCTCGGCGACTGCCTACAGCCGGGCGCTCCAGCGGATCTGTGAGCGGTGCTGGAACCTGCCCAGGGCGGGGGTCCGGCCCGGGCTCTGGCGGTGGCTGCTCTGGCTGCTGGTCTGGCTGGCGGTGCTGCTGGTGCAGGCCCCGCTGCGGGACGGGCTCGGCGCCGGGTCCGGCCTCGGGCTCGTACTCTCCTTCCTTTCGGCCGTGCTCATGTGGTGGTGGACGCAGCACCTGCTGCTGGTGGGCAGGATCGGATGGGCGCCGCTGGTGCCGGGCGCGCTGCTCACCGGGACCGGCGTGGTCCTCTGCGGCTATGTCTCCCGCCTGGTGATGCCGAGGACCCTGGACCGCAGCCTGGCCGAGTTCGGCCCCTTGGGCGCCGTCTTCACCATGCTGTCGTGGCTCATCGCGGTGTACGTCGTCGTGGTGGTCGCCCTCACCCTCGGTCAGGTCGTCGCCACCTCCCGGCCCTTCGCCGTGTTGCTGGGAAGCCCGCGGCGCGGTAGACGGCCGCGGTCCGCGGATTGACCCGTTCGGCCCAATGCCCGGCTCCGCCCACCGCCGTCACGGAGAGGCGGCACGGCCCGCGCACCGTCGGGCTCCCGTGTCGTACACCGGGCATCGGCACGGAAGCGGCCGGTGGCGAGCCGGTGTGCGTGATGCTCGACTGAATGGGTGGGCGATCACCCGAAGTGATCAGCGGCGTCTACGAGGAGTCAGCATGGAGCTCGGACCTGTGGAGTATGCCGTCGTCGAATTTCCCGGCAGCCATTTCCACGGAGAGGTCATGCCGGAACTCGCGGATCTGGCACGCAAGGGCGTCATCCGCGTTCTGGATCTCACCTTCGTCAGGCGGAACGAGGACGGCTCGGTCGCCCATATGGAGCTGAACGCGCTGGCGCCCGAGGAAGCGGCACCGTTCGAGGCGATCGAGGGCGAGGTGCACGACCTGCTCAACGCGGCCGACATCGAGCTCGTCGCGGCCGGCCTTTCCCCTGGATCGTCCGCCGTCCTGCTCGTCTGGGAGAACCTCTGGGCCAAGCGCCTCACCGAGGCCGCCCGCCGCGCGGACGGCCGGCTTCTGGTCCATGAGCGGGTCCCCCATGAGGTCGCTCGGGCCGCGTTCGAGGCGCTGACCCCCTGACCGGCCGGCTTCGCGTGGACTGCCGTACCCAGCGAGAAGGAGGTGGATCATGCTCGGAAGACCCATGGCGCGCCGGGGCCCCGGACTGATTCGCGGCGCAGC includes these proteins:
- a CDS encoding MAB_1171c family putative transporter; this encodes MNGPDYYIPAAAVGLALACKLPALRRSWRDPLLRSVCVLLLLAASVFFFAAPPTIAEVNRLTGISNISAPLVYSLLSAFSTSCLVLMVNWRGGPPEKTRRVTRRWIAGYSVVIVATVALFCLGEAPEERLRDLDTYYATTPYIREMIVLYLVAHTVAAVAMTVLCLRWSRRVHGWLRAGLVTIVLGYVFNLGYDVTKFTAVFARWAGHDLDFLSTNAAPPLASAAALLCAIGFVLPLIGGRLSDQWSAWTTYRQLGELWRELRAGAPHGPRPVRISWWSPAILRVTQRESDIHDGILNLYPYFDRALRTRAHEEAVGAGADPEQAGAVADAAMLVAALQARSADPEGKIIGAAEAYPTGADEGHRDLVRMSLALRHSPIVAAARALPSEKAAHP
- a CDS encoding toxin-antitoxin system, toxin component — its product is MHRLCEELISGLDLPVYAEPARLYTALCDGMSRRRGRPVRYRMTSFPPGTASGLWLDMADQDLIVIEERTAPDHQLVILGHELWHMHAGHCSHHVEGAGVAARLLSGEADVAATVLKVAARTRFDLSDEQQAESFGLLLASKCRSRLAGPRTRGPVVRDAVAGRIEASLGYRKPQG
- a CDS encoding helix-turn-helix domain-containing protein, translating into MTDGISVSSPAATDPLPATVARVARLADKLGIGHSEVFDVGRLSEASGVPADAVRALLDGRPAGRPDLQTRFLQRFDLLRRTRLKPNGRPYTQQEIADGAGMSRQQAGALINGDRRPTMEHCDAIQRFFTVHAGFLTAEEPEALVGALQRKEQEFLQILADREQEAPLERILQDHGVRGIAWRAAQLPTDEHRDKVAEWLDMLLENVKRPES
- a CDS encoding PQQ-dependent sugar dehydrogenase encodes the protein MTAGLLVGSAGTGRAAPLPPRALAATEPVGVRTVSTGWTVPWGLGWLPDGSALIGERNSLKLFRLTRSGDKKLVGTVPHAVSSKIEEGLMGIAVSPTWQRDHYIYLLHTAAEGHRIARMTYDGSRLGGYRSLLTGIKKNPTETIHNGGRLKFGPDGYLYAATGDALRSALAQDKNSLNGKILRLTVDGRPAPGNPFGNYVYSYGHRNPQGLAFDAQGRLWSSEIGNFDDELNLIRPGRNYGWPLCKEGACTTAGMTNPKAQWKNYEASPSGLTYAAGSLYMAAMHGKRLWRIPVSGTTVGTPVAYYTNKYGRLRTVEKVPGRNALWLSTTNTDRNGHKPAGEDKVLEVTLGLRGAAGSRWSAGRHRTEMGPLVPRSAPAARPVASRHAGGLP
- a CDS encoding ribonuclease BN → MSADDEPRGGWWRRPADRGRAQWSRLTTRFPRVMPFTARFLARMTAVNTVEAAMRLAAQAFLAALPFLIVVAAFAPGSMQNLLADSLSDVTGISGKSLDEVRKAFTAQGTAQQSYGAVGALVTLVSATAYSRALQRICERCWNLPRAGVRPGLWRWLLWLLVWLAVLLVQAPLRDGLGAGSGLGLVLSFLSAVLMWWWTQHLLLVGRIGWAPLVPGALLTGTGVVLCGYVSRLVMPRTLDRSLAEFGPLGAVFTMLSWLIAVYVVVVVALTLGQVVATSRPFAVLLGSPRRGRRPRSAD
- a CDS encoding DUF6325 family protein — protein: MELGPVEYAVVEFPGSHFHGEVMPELADLARKGVIRVLDLTFVRRNEDGSVAHMELNALAPEEAAPFEAIEGEVHDLLNAADIELVAAGLSPGSSAVLLVWENLWAKRLTEAARRADGRLLVHERVPHEVARAAFEALTP